A stretch of Xanthocytophaga agilis DNA encodes these proteins:
- a CDS encoding antibiotic biosynthesis monooxygenase — MIAVLFEAFPEKDKWDEYLDIAARLRPELSKIEGFISIERFQSITQPEKVLSLSFWQDEESIAQWRNLELHRMAQKKGRDSVFENYRLGSPL, encoded by the coding sequence ATGATCGCAGTACTATTTGAAGCGTTTCCCGAAAAAGACAAATGGGATGAGTATCTGGATATTGCCGCCAGACTCCGGCCTGAGTTAAGCAAGATAGAAGGTTTTATCTCTATTGAGCGGTTTCAGAGCATTACACAACCCGAAAAAGTATTGTCCTTATCCTTCTGGCAGGACGAAGAGAGTATTGCCCAATGGCGAAATCTGGAGCTACACCGAATGGCTCAGAAAAAAGGCAGAGATTCTGTTTTTGAAAACTACCGGTTAGGGTCGCCACTGTAA
- a CDS encoding alpha/beta hydrolase family protein: MNRNNFFVGSRQLQIHDEENELSFPVLVQYPTYTAATPTSFGPYVMDVSVDAEIAEGSFPLVIISHGNGGSHLLYRTISIHLVRNGYIVAMLEHYGNNRNNNTLENTTLNLQYRPRHVSMTIEQLLTESWLQAFVVQDKIAVIGHSMGGYTALAVAGGVPRTLEGERVDVTSNPRIKAIVLLAPGAGWFKDSLSKVTIPILMFMAEHDPVTPAWNAEVVLASVPDSSQVIHKVVENAGHFSFLSPFPETMRRPDFRPSTDPPGFDREAFHKELPVVVLTFLEETLNSVPNER, encoded by the coding sequence ATGAATCGTAATAATTTCTTTGTAGGGAGTCGTCAGCTTCAAATCCATGATGAAGAAAATGAGCTTTCCTTTCCTGTGCTGGTACAGTATCCTACGTATACAGCAGCAACACCTACTTCCTTTGGTCCATATGTGATGGATGTGAGTGTTGATGCTGAAATAGCAGAGGGGAGTTTTCCATTGGTTATTATCTCACATGGTAATGGCGGTTCGCATTTGCTTTACAGAACCATCAGTATACATCTGGTACGAAATGGATATATAGTAGCCATGCTGGAACATTATGGAAATAACCGAAATAATAATACGCTGGAGAATACTACACTAAACTTACAATACCGACCACGACATGTAAGCATGACCATTGAACAGTTACTTACTGAATCGTGGTTACAAGCTTTTGTGGTACAGGATAAAATAGCTGTAATCGGACATTCAATGGGAGGCTATACAGCATTAGCTGTAGCAGGTGGAGTGCCCCGGACACTGGAAGGGGAGAGAGTTGATGTAACATCGAATCCACGGATAAAGGCTATCGTATTGTTGGCTCCAGGAGCAGGGTGGTTTAAGGATTCACTGAGTAAAGTAACTATTCCGATTCTGATGTTTATGGCCGAACATGATCCGGTTACGCCTGCATGGAATGCTGAAGTTGTATTGGCCAGTGTACCTGATTCCAGTCAGGTCATACATAAAGTAGTGGAAAATGCCGGCCATTTTTCTTTTCTTAGTCCATTTCCGGAAACCATGCGAAGGCCCGATTTCCGTCCTTCAACAGATCCTCCGGGATTTGATAGAGAAGCTTTTCACAAAGAACTTCCTGTTGTGGTTCTGACTTTTCTGGAGGAAACATTGAACAGCGTTCCAAATGAAAGATAA
- a CDS encoding NAD(P)/FAD-dependent oxidoreductase yields the protein MSSYDVVIIGAGASGLLAARELARAGKKVRVLEARDRIGGRIHTIQKAGFSIPVETGAEFVHGDLPVSLGLLKEAGLEYLEMEGSAWRVEEGKVRQSDSSSIEEWDLLLEKMSQLTIDEPIGQFLETHFPDEEYKGLRESVTGFVEGYDAAETSKASTLALREEWSEENEAPQYRMPAGYSKLLAFLAIDCEKQGGEISLNALVTHVSWRKGHVEVQTSNEKTVHASQIIFTLPLGVWQAEPNSTGTIHMKPEIPAVRSAFQQMGFGAVIKFVLEFQSAFWEKEDPLTIQKMSELGFLFSDANIPTWWTQSPQKAPVLCGWLAGPKAVAYQKYTKEQLLVLAIDTLAYLFGTSSAVIEEQLVAEEITNWTIDPLTRGAYAYATVESKEALKIVSESVEDTLFFAGEALYDGPAMGTVEAAFASGLAVAHRIVKS from the coding sequence ATGAGTTCATATGATGTAGTAATTATTGGTGCAGGTGCATCTGGTTTACTGGCTGCACGTGAGTTGGCTCGTGCTGGAAAGAAGGTAAGAGTATTGGAGGCAAGAGATCGGATTGGAGGACGTATTCATACTATACAAAAAGCTGGGTTTAGTATTCCTGTAGAAACAGGCGCTGAATTTGTGCATGGTGACTTGCCTGTGTCGCTGGGTTTGCTGAAAGAAGCCGGATTGGAGTATCTGGAGATGGAAGGATCTGCCTGGAGAGTAGAAGAGGGGAAGGTCCGGCAAAGTGATTCTTCTTCGATTGAAGAATGGGATTTGCTTCTTGAAAAGATGAGTCAACTAACAATAGATGAACCCATCGGGCAATTTCTGGAGACACACTTTCCTGATGAAGAATATAAAGGGCTAAGAGAATCCGTTACCGGTTTTGTAGAAGGCTATGATGCAGCAGAAACGTCCAAGGCAAGTACATTGGCTCTGCGTGAAGAATGGTCAGAAGAAAATGAAGCACCACAATACCGTATGCCAGCAGGATATAGTAAGCTACTTGCTTTCCTTGCAATAGATTGCGAAAAACAGGGTGGAGAAATTTCCCTCAATGCATTGGTAACCCATGTAAGCTGGCGTAAAGGACATGTAGAGGTACAGACAAGCAATGAAAAAACAGTGCATGCCTCTCAGATCATTTTTACGTTGCCACTAGGTGTATGGCAGGCTGAACCAAATAGTACTGGAACCATTCATATGAAGCCTGAGATTCCAGCAGTTCGATCTGCCTTTCAGCAAATGGGCTTTGGGGCTGTCATAAAGTTTGTCCTGGAATTTCAGTCTGCATTCTGGGAGAAAGAGGATCCGTTAACTATACAAAAAATGTCTGAACTGGGTTTTCTGTTTTCCGACGCAAATATTCCAACCTGGTGGACGCAGTCTCCTCAAAAAGCTCCTGTACTTTGTGGCTGGCTGGCTGGTCCCAAAGCTGTCGCTTATCAGAAATATACCAAAGAGCAGTTACTGGTACTGGCTATAGATACATTAGCTTATTTGTTTGGTACCTCATCAGCTGTAATAGAGGAACAACTGGTTGCGGAAGAAATAACTAACTGGACAATAGACCCACTGACACGTGGTGCCTATGCCTATGCTACTGTTGAGAGCAAAGAAGCTTTAAAAATAGTGTCTGAATCCGTAGAAGATACATTGTTTTTTGCCGGAGAAGCTTTGTATGATGGTCCTGCTATGGGAACTGTAGAAGCCGCATTTGCCAGTGGACTGGCTGTTGCACACCGGATAGTAAAAAGTTAG
- a CDS encoding amino acid-binding ACT domain-containing protein, which yields MKDIEIKLENKVGTLALLGETLGKNQISLEGGGVFDNGQYAVAHFLVEEAEQAKKVLEEVGIQVVTIHEVIIQKLRQDVPGQLGLFCRRLADANINILTQYSDHSNQLIVVVDQYEDALRVCKAWMTEWC from the coding sequence ATGAAAGACATTGAAATTAAACTGGAAAACAAAGTTGGTACGTTAGCCTTACTTGGTGAAACATTAGGAAAAAACCAAATTAGCCTGGAAGGAGGTGGCGTATTTGACAATGGACAGTATGCGGTTGCACACTTTCTGGTTGAGGAGGCTGAACAGGCAAAGAAGGTATTGGAAGAGGTAGGGATACAAGTGGTTACTATTCACGAGGTAATTATTCAAAAGCTAAGACAGGATGTGCCAGGACAACTGGGACTGTTTTGTCGGCGATTAGCCGACGCTAATATTAACATCCTGACTCAATACAGTGATCATTCCAATCAGCTAATTGTTGTTGTTGATCAATATGAAGATGCTCTTCGTGTATGTAAGGCATGGATGACGGAATGGTGTTAA
- a CDS encoding aspartyl protease family protein produces MRKLGILILCYCLSYNLFGQGKAHSIPFQLTEYNNISVKAILNEKDTVNLMFHSAANFVTLTEEAVSRLKTITFQEKTEGIKSWGGDVNSARFSEKNTLQIGDLTWKDLPLWENKNSGRKTDGKVGIDLFKDKVIELDFEKQVMIVSESLPAKSKKYKKHKLVFENDYMFLEANCKVGDSTLTNRFLIHSGYSGAILFDDAFTGEHKLGEKLKITSEKKLTDSYGNVVKTKQAILPELKIGNETLSNVPVGFFEGAIGRQKMSVLGGEIIKRFSIIIDARREYIYLEPNRLKGMEYAS; encoded by the coding sequence ATGCGTAAACTAGGTATTCTGATTCTGTGCTATTGCCTTTCTTATAACCTGTTTGGACAAGGAAAAGCACATAGTATTCCTTTCCAGCTTACAGAATACAACAATATCTCTGTAAAGGCTATTTTGAATGAGAAAGACACTGTGAATCTGATGTTTCACTCTGCTGCGAATTTTGTAACATTAACAGAAGAGGCAGTTTCCAGATTAAAAACCATAACTTTTCAGGAGAAGACAGAAGGGATTAAGAGCTGGGGTGGGGATGTAAACTCTGCCCGGTTTAGTGAGAAGAATACTTTACAGATAGGAGATCTGACATGGAAAGATCTACCTCTCTGGGAAAATAAAAATTCTGGACGAAAGACAGATGGAAAAGTTGGAATAGATTTATTCAAAGACAAGGTGATTGAACTGGATTTCGAGAAACAGGTAATGATAGTTTCTGAAAGTCTTCCTGCCAAGAGTAAAAAATATAAAAAACACAAACTGGTTTTTGAGAATGACTATATGTTTCTGGAGGCAAACTGCAAAGTAGGAGATAGTACACTGACTAACCGATTTCTGATTCATTCCGGCTATTCCGGAGCTATTCTGTTTGATGATGCCTTTACTGGAGAACATAAACTGGGAGAGAAATTGAAAATTACCAGTGAAAAGAAGCTGACAGATTCGTATGGCAATGTAGTAAAAACCAAACAGGCTATTTTACCTGAACTGAAAATAGGCAATGAAACCTTGTCTAACGTGCCTGTTGGATTTTTCGAAGGAGCTATCGGTCGGCAGAAAATGAGCGTGTTGGGAGGCGAGATTATAAAACGCTTTTCTATTATCATAGATGCTCGTCGGGAATATATATATTTGGAACCCAATCGCCTCAAAGGTATGGAGTATGCTTCCTGA
- a CDS encoding winged helix-turn-helix domain-containing protein, whose product MDTEEKFVFISGLLCEPTRARMLWNLLDGRAYTATELATAADISTTSASNHLSRLLEADILKVETQGRHRYYNFFSSEVAYVVESLANLAKADRSTKSPNAAPGKGIHYCRTCYDHMAGYVGVQITEAMETKDYLQKSDSVYLVTEKGWEWLSQFSITADSLPATRRPLTRQCLDWSERRPHLAGQLGALLLEKMLQKGWFRKVQFSRELIVTSHGAQSLYEILGITLQ is encoded by the coding sequence ATGGATACAGAAGAGAAATTTGTCTTTATCTCAGGTTTATTATGTGAACCTACCCGAGCCAGAATGTTATGGAACCTGCTGGATGGGCGAGCCTATACAGCCACTGAGCTAGCTACTGCTGCAGATATTTCAACAACATCTGCCAGCAATCATCTGTCCAGGCTGTTAGAAGCAGATATCCTGAAGGTAGAAACACAGGGGCGCCATCGGTATTACAATTTTTTTAGTTCAGAAGTGGCCTATGTAGTAGAGTCTCTGGCAAACCTTGCCAAAGCGGATAGATCTACAAAATCACCAAACGCAGCTCCTGGCAAAGGCATTCATTATTGTAGAACCTGCTATGATCATATGGCAGGTTACGTAGGGGTACAAATTACGGAGGCAATGGAAACAAAAGACTATTTGCAGAAGTCAGATTCAGTCTATTTAGTGACAGAAAAGGGCTGGGAATGGCTCTCACAGTTCAGTATTACAGCTGATAGTTTGCCAGCAACCCGTCGTCCTTTAACACGTCAGTGTCTTGACTGGTCCGAACGACGTCCACATCTGGCAGGTCAGTTAGGCGCTCTTTTGTTGGAAAAAATGCTCCAGAAGGGATGGTTCAGGAAAGTCCAGTTTTCGAGGGAATTAATAGTTACCTCACACGGTGCTCAATCTCTCTATGAGATATTGGGTATCACCTTACAATAA
- the leuS gene encoding leucine--tRNA ligase: protein MSEYNFREIEKRWQQRWEEQQTYRTDVDASRPKYYVLDMFPYPSGAGLHVGHPLGYIASDIVSRYKRLQGFNVLHPMGFDSFGLPAEQYAIQTGQHPAVTTENNIDTYISQLKKIGFSYDWSREVRTSDPKFYKWTQWIFMQLFNHYYDKDADKALPISKLTEHFAKQGNCGINAVCDEDTPAFTAAEWNAMTDKQQQELLFKYRLTMPDEAYVNWCAALGSVLSNDEVKDGVSERGGYPVERKLMKQWSMRITAYADRLLDGLNEIDWSDSIKEQQRNWIGRSQGASVQFAIEGNNDNLIEVFTTRVDTIYGVSFIVLAPEHEFVSFLTTPEQKTEVDTYVKWAASRSEVDRMSEVKKVTGVFTGSYAINPFNGEKVPIYLADYVLAGYGTGAVMGVPSGDQRDWNFATHFSLPIIPILDSQKDMDKQADATKEGRYINSSIINGMEYKEATATLIKWLEERGLGKGKVQYRLRNAVFSRQRYWGEPVPVYYKDGLPQLIDEQDLPLLLPEIDKYLPTETGEPPLGRAENWKYKGQYEYELSTMPGWAGSSWYFYRYMDPQNDSEFASKESVDYWQNVDLYLGGSEHATGHLLYSRFWNHFLYDLGLVPQKEYAKKLINQGMILGRSNYVYRVKSSEGEGKNPVFVSYNLRKEYETTAIHVDVNIVENDELNVEAFKKWRPDFQNAEFILEDGKYICGWEIDKMSKRYYNVVNPDDIVARYGADTLRMYEMFLGPLTDAKPWNTNGISGVHNFLRKLWRLFYNEDNGNLLVTDAEPTREELKSLHKTIKKVADDIENYSFNTTVSAFMICVNELSSQKCSKRAILSDLIVILSPFAPHIAEELWSILGHATSVTKASYPVFNASYLTEDSFEYPISINGKVRIKMTFPADALPADIEQSVLAEETVQKWLEGKAPKKVIVVPKRIVNVVV from the coding sequence ATGTCTGAGTACAACTTTCGTGAAATAGAAAAAAGATGGCAGCAACGCTGGGAAGAACAGCAGACCTATCGTACAGATGTAGACGCCAGTCGTCCCAAGTACTATGTACTGGATATGTTTCCGTATCCATCCGGAGCCGGATTGCATGTGGGGCATCCACTGGGTTATATAGCCTCGGATATTGTATCCCGCTATAAACGTCTGCAGGGTTTCAATGTGCTGCATCCGATGGGATTTGATTCGTTTGGTTTGCCAGCAGAACAGTATGCAATACAAACCGGACAGCATCCTGCCGTTACAACAGAAAATAATATTGATACGTATATCAGTCAGCTGAAGAAAATAGGATTCAGCTACGACTGGAGCCGGGAAGTACGTACGTCTGATCCTAAGTTCTACAAATGGACACAGTGGATTTTTATGCAACTGTTTAACCATTACTATGACAAGGATGCAGATAAGGCTCTTCCAATCAGTAAACTAACCGAACACTTTGCAAAACAGGGTAATTGTGGCATTAATGCAGTATGTGATGAGGATACGCCTGCTTTTACAGCAGCAGAGTGGAATGCAATGACAGATAAGCAGCAACAGGAGTTGTTGTTTAAATACCGTCTGACTATGCCTGATGAAGCCTATGTAAACTGGTGCGCGGCTCTGGGTAGTGTATTGTCTAACGATGAGGTAAAAGATGGTGTATCTGAAAGAGGTGGCTATCCGGTAGAGCGTAAACTGATGAAACAGTGGTCTATGCGGATTACTGCCTATGCAGATCGTTTACTGGATGGATTAAACGAGATTGACTGGTCTGACTCTATCAAAGAACAGCAACGCAATTGGATTGGCCGTTCACAGGGGGCGAGTGTACAGTTTGCGATTGAAGGAAACAATGATAATCTGATTGAAGTGTTCACTACAAGGGTAGATACCATTTATGGTGTAAGCTTTATTGTACTGGCACCTGAACATGAGTTTGTGTCATTCCTGACTACGCCTGAGCAGAAAACCGAAGTAGATACCTATGTAAAATGGGCAGCATCCCGTTCAGAAGTAGACCGGATGTCAGAAGTAAAGAAGGTGACAGGAGTATTTACAGGAAGTTACGCTATCAATCCATTTAATGGAGAGAAAGTACCTATCTATCTCGCTGATTATGTACTGGCTGGCTATGGAACAGGTGCTGTAATGGGTGTGCCTTCCGGTGATCAGCGGGACTGGAATTTTGCAACCCATTTTAGCCTGCCGATTATTCCTATTCTGGATTCTCAAAAGGATATGGATAAGCAAGCAGATGCTACCAAAGAGGGACGCTATATCAACTCTAGTATCATCAATGGTATGGAGTACAAAGAAGCTACAGCTACCCTGATTAAGTGGCTGGAAGAAAGAGGTTTGGGTAAAGGTAAGGTACAATACCGTCTACGCAATGCGGTATTTAGCCGTCAGCGTTATTGGGGTGAACCAGTACCTGTTTATTATAAGGATGGTCTGCCGCAATTAATTGATGAGCAGGATTTGCCATTGCTATTACCCGAAATTGATAAGTATCTTCCAACTGAAACGGGTGAGCCACCACTGGGAAGAGCCGAGAACTGGAAATACAAAGGACAGTATGAATATGAATTGAGTACCATGCCTGGATGGGCTGGTTCCAGCTGGTATTTCTATCGGTATATGGACCCTCAGAATGACAGTGAGTTTGCATCCAAAGAGTCTGTTGACTACTGGCAGAATGTAGACTTGTATCTGGGAGGTTCAGAACATGCTACCGGACACTTGTTATATTCCCGTTTCTGGAATCACTTCCTATATGACCTGGGTCTGGTTCCTCAGAAGGAGTATGCAAAGAAGCTGATTAATCAGGGGATGATTTTGGGACGAAGCAATTATGTCTATCGTGTGAAATCTTCTGAAGGAGAAGGAAAAAACCCGGTATTTGTATCATACAATCTGCGTAAAGAATATGAGACAACTGCGATTCACGTAGATGTAAATATTGTTGAAAACGATGAATTGAATGTAGAAGCATTCAAAAAATGGAGACCAGATTTCCAAAATGCAGAATTCATCCTGGAGGATGGAAAATATATTTGTGGCTGGGAAATCGATAAGATGTCAAAACGTTACTACAACGTTGTAAATCCTGATGATATTGTAGCCCGTTATGGAGCTGACACATTACGTATGTATGAGATGTTCCTGGGACCATTGACAGATGCTAAACCCTGGAACACCAATGGCATCAGTGGTGTACATAACTTCCTGCGTAAACTGTGGCGGTTATTCTATAACGAAGACAATGGGAACCTGCTGGTAACAGATGCCGAACCAACCCGCGAAGAGTTGAAGTCACTGCATAAAACCATCAAAAAGGTAGCGGATGATATTGAAAACTATTCATTTAATACAACGGTCAGTGCCTTTATGATTTGTGTGAATGAATTGTCTTCTCAAAAATGCAGCAAGCGGGCTATTCTGAGCGATCTGATTGTGATTTTGTCACCATTTGCACCTCACATCGCAGAAGAACTGTGGTCTATCTTAGGACACGCTACCAGCGTTACTAAGGCATCCTATCCGGTGTTCAATGCATCTTACCTGACAGAAGATAGTTTTGAGTATCCCATTTCTATCAATGGAAAGGTACGTATCAAAATGACCTTCCCGGCAGATGCTCTTCCGGCAGATATCGAGCAATCAGTATTGGCAGAAGAAACAGTACAGAAATGGCTGGAAGGTAAAGCACCGAAAAAGGTGATTGTAGTACCAAAACGGATTGTAAACGTGGTAGTATAA
- a CDS encoding CbrC family protein, with the protein MKLPMFKYSPNVYELGVFDSIDGVCSICNEQRNLKYTGSFYSIHKPDYICPWCIADGKAAEKYNGEFNDYLGIEGVSPDPNDPPPSIAQELLIEVTEKTPGYHSFQPEVWLTHCGEPCALIGYADSETIKPYLTELRADIEYLGYPSEYIINHLTKDGPLAGYLFQCLTCGQHRLHADGD; encoded by the coding sequence ATGAAATTACCTATGTTTAAGTATAGCCCGAATGTATATGAGTTGGGTGTATTTGACAGCATTGATGGAGTTTGTTCCATCTGCAATGAACAACGAAATCTGAAATATACAGGCTCTTTTTATAGCATTCATAAACCAGACTACATCTGTCCCTGGTGTATCGCAGATGGCAAAGCTGCTGAAAAATACAACGGAGAGTTTAATGACTATCTGGGTATTGAAGGTGTATCTCCAGATCCTAATGATCCACCTCCTTCTATTGCTCAGGAACTTCTAATAGAAGTAACAGAAAAAACACCTGGCTATCACTCCTTTCAACCAGAAGTATGGTTAACACATTGTGGTGAGCCTTGTGCACTGATTGGATATGCAGATAGCGAAACCATAAAGCCCTATCTGACAGAACTCAGAGCAGATATTGAATACCTGGGATATCCATCAGAATATATTATCAATCACCTGACAAAAGATGGTCCTCTGGCTGGGTATTTGTTTCAGTGCCTCACCTGTGGACAGCACAGACTGCATGCAGATGGTGATTAA
- a CDS encoding tetratricopeptide repeat protein, translating into MNFSTGDLFYLQSDQQYHLYKLLVDDAAFNCYHVLTYAPLDRVPVQVDVETLDIWMYHSPIDKDAFANATLLTNQPIIAEDLIGYHEYLRQTQAPKDYIPVATAYYRDGLRLTDEKKYPEAIDAYSKAVDLFPQFYEAIDNRAFCKMDLGLWEDAIDDFQLSLEENPTSLLAEFSMGECYYKMGDYETAKQHFEIAHQIDPNHQAPIQFLAKVKSILNQ; encoded by the coding sequence ATGAATTTTTCTACAGGAGATCTCTTTTACCTTCAATCCGACCAACAGTATCATCTGTATAAGTTACTCGTGGACGATGCTGCATTTAATTGCTATCATGTGTTAACGTATGCTCCTCTGGATCGTGTGCCCGTTCAGGTAGATGTGGAAACACTCGATATCTGGATGTATCATTCTCCTATCGACAAAGATGCATTTGCCAATGCTACGTTACTGACCAATCAGCCTATCATAGCAGAAGATTTAATAGGCTATCATGAGTATCTGCGTCAGACCCAGGCACCAAAAGACTATATTCCTGTTGCTACTGCCTATTACAGAGACGGACTTCGTTTGACGGATGAAAAGAAGTATCCGGAAGCTATTGATGCCTATTCAAAAGCGGTTGATTTGTTTCCCCAGTTTTATGAAGCAATAGATAACAGAGCTTTTTGTAAAATGGATCTTGGGTTATGGGAAGATGCCATTGACGACTTCCAGCTTTCGTTAGAAGAAAATCCAACTAGTTTACTGGCTGAGTTTTCTATGGGAGAGTGTTATTATAAAATGGGCGACTATGAAACGGCGAAGCAGCATTTTGAGATAGCACATCAGATTGATCCCAATCATCAGGCACCTATACAGTTTTTAGCAAAAGTGAAGTCGATTTTAAATCAGTAA